From a single Planctellipticum variicoloris genomic region:
- a CDS encoding sialate O-acetylesterase, with product MRFVQRSLWVAAVVLLAGLSAAQANVRLPAVIGNNMVLQKDVPLPIWGWADAGEDVSVTFGANTVTAKADGAGKWKVTLPAVATAGGPHEMTVKGKNEIKISNILVGEVWAGSGQSNMQWSVNSTMNAQEEIANAKFPKIRLFMIPLVPAGTPAENVVAQWVECSPQTVGPSSAVLYFFGREIHQKLDVPVGLITTAWGGTRIQPWIPPQGYTAIPELADEKAQMLAALDGYGQALAGTNDAIKAYAKALNAAKPGEPLPKPPVPPGHPLNTNYHWTGLYNGMIHPIVPFGIRGFLWYQGESNNGQGMHYYQLKRGLIEGWRQVWNQEGNRDFPFLFAQLAPFNYGGDPTRLPGIWEAQTATLGIKNTGMAVLTDITTLNDIHPPNKQEVGRRLALWALAKTYGKPDLVYSGPLFKSIKADGDKIVVSFDHAAGLKSRDGKDLSWWSIAGDDKKFVKATAKIEGDTVIVSAEGVAKPVAVRFGWHQLAEPNLANGAGLPASPFRSDNWTDAVNAAP from the coding sequence ATGAGGTTTGTGCAGCGAAGTCTGTGGGTGGCCGCCGTGGTTCTGCTGGCAGGGCTCTCCGCCGCCCAGGCCAACGTCCGATTGCCGGCGGTGATCGGCAACAACATGGTCCTGCAGAAGGACGTCCCCCTCCCGATCTGGGGCTGGGCCGACGCCGGCGAAGACGTCTCCGTCACGTTCGGCGCAAACACCGTCACGGCCAAGGCCGATGGCGCCGGCAAGTGGAAAGTGACGCTGCCCGCGGTGGCAACCGCAGGCGGGCCTCACGAGATGACCGTCAAGGGGAAGAACGAGATCAAGATCTCGAACATCCTCGTCGGCGAAGTCTGGGCCGGTTCCGGCCAGTCCAACATGCAATGGTCCGTCAACTCGACGATGAATGCTCAGGAAGAAATCGCCAACGCGAAGTTTCCCAAGATCCGCCTGTTCATGATCCCGCTCGTTCCAGCCGGAACTCCCGCGGAAAACGTCGTGGCTCAGTGGGTGGAGTGTTCGCCGCAGACGGTCGGCCCCTCCTCGGCCGTTCTCTACTTCTTCGGACGCGAGATTCACCAGAAGCTTGACGTTCCGGTCGGCCTGATCACGACCGCCTGGGGCGGGACGCGCATCCAGCCCTGGATTCCGCCGCAGGGCTACACCGCCATCCCCGAACTGGCCGACGAAAAGGCCCAGATGCTCGCCGCCCTCGACGGCTACGGACAGGCGCTGGCCGGCACGAATGACGCCATCAAGGCTTACGCCAAAGCCTTGAACGCCGCCAAGCCGGGCGAGCCCCTGCCGAAGCCCCCCGTTCCGCCGGGCCACCCGCTCAATACGAACTACCACTGGACCGGCTTGTACAACGGGATGATTCATCCGATCGTTCCATTCGGCATCCGTGGCTTCCTCTGGTATCAGGGGGAATCGAACAACGGCCAGGGGATGCACTACTACCAGCTCAAGCGGGGCCTGATCGAAGGCTGGCGGCAGGTCTGGAACCAGGAAGGAAACCGCGACTTCCCGTTCCTCTTCGCCCAGCTCGCTCCGTTCAACTACGGCGGCGATCCCACGCGGCTGCCCGGCATCTGGGAAGCTCAGACGGCGACGTTGGGTATCAAGAACACCGGCATGGCGGTCCTGACGGATATCACGACCCTCAACGACATCCACCCGCCCAACAAACAGGAAGTCGGCCGTCGGCTCGCCCTGTGGGCGCTGGCAAAGACCTACGGCAAGCCGGATCTCGTCTACTCCGGCCCGCTCTTCAAGTCGATCAAGGCCGATGGCGACAAGATCGTCGTCTCGTTCGATCACGCGGCAGGACTCAAGTCCCGCGACGGGAAAGACCTGTCGTGGTGGTCGATCGCCGGCGACGACAAGAAGTTTGTCAAAGCAACGGCGAAGATCGAGGGGGACACGGTCATCGTCAGCGCCGAGGGCGTCGCCAAACCGGTCGCCGTCCGCTTCGGCTGGCACCAGCTCGCCGAGCCCAATCTCGCCAACGGAGCCGGGCTCCCCGCCTCGCCGTTCCGTTCAGACAACTGGACCGACGCGGTCAATGCAGCTCCGTAA
- a CDS encoding Gfo/Idh/MocA family protein, which translates to MAKTYRVGIIGRTGKGDYGHGVDVAFTKLPNVEIVAVADEHEAGRAAAQKRTNANKSYASYRDMLADEKLDIVAICPRWIDQHRDMLVAAAEAGCHVYMEKPFCRTLAECDDVLNQLEMRHLKLGIAHISQYSPVVDTVRSLLRSGEIGDILELRARGKEDRRGGGEDLWVLGSHVFGLMRTFAGADATSCTATVLQSGHKVTKADVVEGAEGIGPLAGDNLQARYAFPSGAFGHFASRRGMGGSPTRFAIQVFGSKGVLEMESGYLAPAYILRDSSWSPGRTGKSWEKVTSAGIGKPEPRTDGSYEGGHIAAINDLIDAIERQRATRCSAEDARAIIQMIAAVFESHRFGGPVDLPLKARENPLTLMT; encoded by the coding sequence ATGGCGAAGACCTATCGCGTCGGCATCATCGGGCGGACGGGCAAAGGGGACTACGGCCACGGCGTTGACGTCGCCTTTACGAAACTCCCCAATGTCGAGATCGTGGCCGTCGCAGACGAACATGAAGCGGGTCGGGCGGCGGCGCAGAAACGAACGAATGCTAACAAGTCCTATGCCAGCTATCGCGACATGCTGGCGGACGAAAAACTTGACATTGTCGCCATCTGTCCCCGCTGGATCGACCAGCATCGGGACATGCTCGTCGCCGCGGCGGAAGCCGGCTGCCACGTCTACATGGAAAAGCCCTTCTGCCGGACGCTCGCCGAGTGCGATGACGTTCTCAACCAACTGGAGATGCGGCATCTGAAACTGGGGATCGCCCACATCAGCCAGTATTCGCCCGTTGTGGACACGGTGAGGTCGCTGCTTCGCAGCGGGGAAATCGGCGACATCCTCGAACTGCGCGCCCGCGGCAAGGAAGACCGTCGGGGCGGCGGCGAAGACCTGTGGGTGCTGGGTTCGCACGTATTCGGTCTGATGCGAACGTTTGCGGGGGCGGACGCGACTTCCTGCACGGCGACGGTATTGCAGAGCGGTCACAAGGTCACGAAAGCCGATGTCGTGGAGGGCGCTGAGGGGATCGGGCCGCTGGCGGGGGACAATCTCCAGGCCCGGTACGCGTTCCCGAGCGGAGCCTTCGGCCATTTCGCCTCCCGGCGGGGTATGGGGGGCAGCCCCACGCGGTTCGCCATCCAGGTCTTTGGCTCGAAGGGAGTTCTTGAGATGGAGAGCGGCTATCTGGCGCCGGCCTACATCCTGCGGGACAGCAGTTGGTCGCCGGGGCGGACCGGGAAATCGTGGGAAAAGGTGACGTCGGCGGGCATCGGCAAGCCCGAGCCGCGGACGGACGGCAGTTACGAAGGGGGCCACATCGCCGCCATCAACGATCTGATCGACGCGATCGAACGCCAGCGAGCGACGCGTTGCTCGGCGGAAGATGCGCGGGCGATCATCCAGATGATTGCAGCCGTGTTTGAGTCGCACCGCTTCGGCGGCCCGGTCGACCTGCCGCTGAAGGCGCGCGAGAATCCGTTGACGCTGATGACGTAG
- a CDS encoding DUF1559 domain-containing protein: MPRHSSLSRRDFRGFTLIELLVVIAIIAILIALLLPAVQQAREAARRTQCKNNLKQIGLALHNYESSHMSFPPGRVGYPMVFSAHAAILPYMDGASLYNLIDFNTKPTFVEPPVVPYSQNVVAAMTVIPMYLCPSDLGSVPGNSYACTNYVACTGSGANAAARYIRKGDGVMMDVKLLGVVKFAAITDGMSNTVAFGEQILGNGSAIGGDGAGSIPASTPPVNPALQVLNLTAAQNDTITGTDPSPVNCVVGAAGSWAGIRGAKWMNGHFGDTLYNHGLTPNSHRFDCGNNSHNAGLTAARSRHIGGVHVLMCDGSTRFVSENVDYVLWQALGSKQGGEVLGEF; encoded by the coding sequence ATGCCCCGCCATTCCTCCCTCTCGCGCCGTGATTTCCGCGGCTTCACGCTGATCGAACTGCTGGTGGTCATCGCGATCATCGCCATCCTGATCGCCCTGCTCCTGCCCGCGGTGCAACAGGCTCGCGAGGCTGCCCGGCGGACGCAGTGCAAGAACAATCTCAAGCAGATCGGTCTGGCGCTCCACAACTACGAATCGAGTCACATGAGCTTCCCGCCGGGCCGCGTCGGCTACCCGATGGTCTTCTCGGCCCACGCCGCGATCCTCCCCTACATGGACGGAGCCAGTCTCTACAACCTGATCGATTTCAATACGAAGCCGACGTTCGTCGAGCCGCCGGTGGTCCCCTACTCGCAGAACGTCGTCGCAGCAATGACCGTGATTCCGATGTACCTCTGCCCGAGCGATCTGGGGAGCGTCCCCGGGAATTCGTACGCCTGCACGAACTACGTCGCCTGCACCGGCAGCGGCGCCAACGCCGCCGCCCGTTATATCCGCAAGGGAGACGGCGTGATGATGGATGTCAAACTGCTGGGAGTCGTCAAATTCGCCGCCATCACCGACGGAATGTCAAATACCGTCGCCTTCGGCGAACAGATCCTCGGGAACGGCTCTGCGATCGGGGGAGACGGCGCAGGCTCAATCCCCGCCAGCACTCCTCCCGTCAATCCGGCATTGCAGGTGTTGAATCTGACGGCGGCCCAGAACGACACGATTACCGGCACCGATCCCAGCCCTGTGAACTGTGTTGTTGGCGCTGCCGGATCCTGGGCCGGCATCCGGGGCGCCAAATGGATGAACGGGCACTTCGGTGACACGCTCTACAATCACGGTCTGACGCCGAACTCCCACCGGTTCGACTGCGGGAACAACAGCCACAACGCCGGGCTGACTGCCGCCCGCAGCCGGCACATCGGCGGCGTTCATGTTCTGATGTGCGACGGATCGACGCGGTTCGTCAGCGAGAACGTGGATTACGTCCTCTGGCAGGCCCTGGGCTCGAAGCAGGGCGGCGAGGTGCTCGGAGAGTTTTGA
- the cls gene encoding cardiolipin synthase codes for MTDSTWLAVMIFVIDWLIRLGLSVRVIVRRLPVGTSLAWLFVLLATPLLGVLAYLLIGELRLGSRRARMAAKLAPLYQAWCEELQARSHVDWEVAGREAEPVAQLVQASLGLPPQSGNAFTLLGRWDEALDAIIRDIDAARRSCHLAFYIWNAGGKADEVAEALLRAAARGVSCLLLLDDVGSRPFLRGPWPVRLRAAGIQVVAALPASFWRLPFTRFDLRLHRKLVLVDCKVAYTGSLNLVDPRHFKQNAGVGQWVDAMVRVRGPVVEPLAILFLSDWAFATEIADERLREVSDVHPVRPAGSAAMQVIPSGPGLEGGRVDQVLLTTIYRARNRIVLTSPYFIPHEPLLAALIGAAQRGVAVELVIPERVDSWLAHNAGRAFLRDLLAAGVRVHLFRGGLLHTKSVLVDDTWGLFGSLNLDPRSLFLNFELTLAIYDREFSRELNRLQVSYIAQSRPLELAECLSQSFPQRLIQDTARLLEPLL; via the coding sequence TTGACCGATTCAACGTGGCTGGCCGTCATGATCTTCGTGATCGACTGGCTGATCCGCCTCGGCCTGTCCGTCCGTGTGATCGTGCGCCGGTTACCGGTCGGAACGTCGCTGGCCTGGCTGTTCGTGCTGCTGGCGACGCCCCTCCTGGGTGTGCTCGCCTACCTGCTAATCGGCGAACTGCGGCTGGGAAGCCGACGAGCGCGGATGGCGGCGAAGCTCGCCCCGCTGTATCAGGCCTGGTGCGAAGAGCTGCAGGCCCGGTCTCACGTCGACTGGGAAGTCGCCGGACGGGAGGCCGAACCCGTGGCCCAGCTCGTGCAGGCCTCTCTCGGACTGCCGCCGCAATCCGGCAATGCCTTCACGCTGTTGGGCCGCTGGGACGAGGCGCTCGACGCAATCATTCGAGACATCGACGCCGCCCGGCGGTCGTGCCATCTGGCGTTCTATATCTGGAATGCGGGAGGCAAGGCGGACGAGGTCGCCGAAGCCCTGCTGCGGGCGGCGGCCCGCGGCGTCTCCTGTCTGCTGTTGCTGGATGACGTCGGCAGCCGACCGTTCCTGCGCGGTCCGTGGCCGGTGCGATTGCGCGCCGCCGGAATTCAGGTCGTCGCGGCGCTTCCGGCCAGCTTCTGGCGACTCCCCTTCACGCGGTTCGACCTGCGGCTGCACCGCAAGCTGGTCCTCGTGGACTGCAAAGTCGCCTATACCGGCAGCCTGAACCTCGTCGATCCGCGGCACTTCAAACAGAACGCCGGCGTCGGCCAGTGGGTCGACGCGATGGTCCGCGTGCGCGGGCCGGTCGTTGAGCCGCTGGCAATTCTGTTCCTGAGCGACTGGGCCTTCGCCACCGAAATCGCCGACGAACGTCTCCGCGAGGTGAGCGACGTCCATCCGGTCCGTCCCGCCGGCAGCGCCGCCATGCAGGTGATCCCCTCGGGGCCCGGGCTGGAAGGGGGACGAGTCGACCAGGTCCTGCTGACGACGATCTATCGCGCCCGCAACCGGATCGTTCTGACCAGTCCCTATTTCATTCCGCACGAACCGCTCCTGGCGGCGCTCATCGGCGCCGCTCAGCGGGGCGTCGCCGTCGAGCTCGTCATCCCGGAGCGGGTCGATTCCTGGCTGGCCCACAACGCGGGGCGGGCGTTTCTGCGCGATCTGCTGGCCGCCGGCGTACGGGTCCACCTATTTCGGGGCGGCCTGCTGCACACCAAGTCGGTGCTGGTCGACGACACTTGGGGACTGTTCGGCTCGTTGAATCTGGACCCGCGGAGCCTGTTTCTGAACTTTGAGCTGACGCTGGCGATCTATGACCGCGAGTTTTCCAGGGAACTCAACCGGCTGCAGGTCAGCTACATCGCCCAGAGCCGACCGCTCGAACTGGCCGAATGCCTGAGCCAGTCCTTTCCCCAACGGCTGATCCAGGACACGGCCCGCCTGCTGGAGCCGTTGCTGTAG
- a CDS encoding HpcH/HpaI aldolase family protein has product MNAKTLKEKLVRGERVFGMLIQHAVTPAMVDFLPVGALDFVIVTAEHNALDIADFLPLRYALAAKGIACLARTHSRDPDDVSKVCDSFDGVVVPYVEDVEQAKRLAAAAVYRPLKGKALEQVLAGGAWPSKKTQDYVAHERCPDTVFIPMIESVEGVNNLDAICSIPGVHAVFVGPNDLTVNMGIPNEYDHPDLIAMLQKVIDTSAKYHVAAGCWFGKREQALRTMRQGARLVVYSNDASLLKEAIDSSFTELRQG; this is encoded by the coding sequence ATGAACGCAAAAACGCTCAAGGAAAAACTTGTTCGTGGCGAGCGAGTGTTCGGGATGCTGATTCAGCATGCTGTGACGCCGGCGATGGTCGACTTTCTGCCAGTCGGCGCGCTCGACTTTGTGATCGTGACCGCCGAGCACAATGCGCTCGATATCGCCGATTTTCTGCCGTTGCGGTATGCCCTGGCGGCGAAAGGGATCGCCTGCCTGGCGCGGACGCACAGTCGCGATCCGGACGACGTCAGCAAGGTCTGCGATTCGTTCGACGGCGTCGTGGTCCCGTATGTGGAAGACGTCGAGCAGGCCAAGCGGCTGGCGGCTGCGGCTGTGTACCGACCGCTGAAGGGGAAGGCGCTGGAGCAGGTGCTGGCGGGCGGGGCGTGGCCGAGCAAGAAGACGCAGGACTACGTCGCCCACGAGCGATGTCCCGACACGGTCTTCATTCCGATGATTGAATCGGTCGAAGGGGTCAACAATCTCGACGCGATCTGCTCGATTCCAGGGGTGCATGCGGTGTTCGTCGGGCCGAATGACCTGACGGTCAACATGGGAATTCCGAACGAGTACGACCATCCCGACTTGATTGCGATGCTGCAGAAGGTGATCGACACCTCGGCGAAATACCACGTCGCCGCGGGCTGCTGGTTCGGCAAGCGGGAGCAGGCCCTGCGGACGATGCGCCAGGGCGCCCGGCTGGTGGTCTACTCGAACGATGCGTCGCTGCTCAAGGAAGCGATTGACAGCTCATTCACCGAATTGCGGCAGGGATAG
- a CDS encoding DUF1559 domain-containing protein: MFSARPARRGFTLIELLVVIAIIAILIALLLPAVQQAREAARRTQCKNNMKQLGLALHNYHDTLGVFPMAVGQHSRPNWRIAILPYLDQAPLYNTINVSGTGFYAHSPVGPPRGFSGNNVLRGLKIAAYECPSSTNASFTNVSGNSYEGMTIHYVGISGATPDPAGRGNVCTGDVFNSASSCNTGLLVPLESKGIRDCTDGTSNTIIVAEQSGKVNKIDNSANALGGWHGIANYPAGWTAASPLPLVGITGFAYPAGITTVRFPPNAYRLAGAPSQASTQYSFNTVVNSEHVGGIHALMADGSTRFISENVDFLTLRQLCVRNDGMVLSEF; the protein is encoded by the coding sequence ATGTTCTCTGCCAGACCGGCCCGCCGCGGGTTTACGCTCATCGAGTTGCTCGTCGTCATTGCAATCATCGCGATCTTGATTGCCCTCCTCCTGCCCGCCGTGCAGCAGGCCCGCGAAGCCGCCCGGCGGACGCAGTGCAAGAACAACATGAAGCAGCTCGGTCTGGCGCTGCACAACTACCACGACACCCTCGGCGTCTTTCCGATGGCGGTGGGCCAGCACTCGCGCCCCAACTGGCGGATCGCGATCCTTCCGTATCTCGACCAGGCGCCCCTTTACAACACCATCAACGTCAGCGGCACCGGCTTCTACGCCCACTCCCCGGTCGGGCCGCCCCGCGGCTTCTCCGGCAACAACGTCCTGCGGGGACTGAAGATTGCGGCGTACGAATGTCCGTCGAGCACCAATGCAAGCTTCACCAACGTCTCCGGCAACAGCTACGAAGGGATGACGATTCATTACGTCGGCATCAGCGGAGCCACTCCGGATCCTGCCGGCCGGGGCAACGTCTGCACCGGCGACGTCTTCAACAGCGCCTCGAGCTGCAACACGGGCCTGCTCGTTCCGCTGGAAAGCAAAGGCATCCGCGACTGCACCGACGGGACTTCGAACACCATCATCGTGGCCGAGCAGTCCGGCAAGGTGAATAAGATCGACAACAGCGCGAACGCGCTGGGGGGATGGCACGGCATCGCCAACTATCCGGCCGGCTGGACCGCGGCGTCTCCGCTTCCGCTGGTCGGAATCACCGGTTTTGCGTATCCGGCCGGGATCACCACGGTGCGGTTTCCGCCGAACGCCTATCGTCTGGCGGGAGCTCCCAGCCAGGCGAGTACGCAGTATTCCTTCAACACGGTGGTGAACTCGGAACACGTGGGAGGAATTCACGCCCTGATGGCGGATGGCAGTACCCGGTTTATCTCCGAAAACGTCGATTTCCTGACGCTCCGCCAGTTGTGCGTGCGAAACGACGGCATGGTGCTCAGCGAGTTCTAA
- a CDS encoding DUF1501 domain-containing protein gives MTQSAFPHDGRVPVSSRREFLWQSGGGLGGLALAGLLQSEGLLGAEGMPAGLHHPAKAKRVVQLFMAGAASHVDLFDFKPELVKRHGQASDFGEPVEAFQNGLGPWLKPVWDFRPYGECGKAISDIVAPLGSVVDELAFIHNLVGKTGVHSQGTLLQATGFNRPGFPGMGSWISYGLGSMNENLPTFVVLPDHRGLASNGTKNWDSAFLPAQHQGTTIFPGTDTPIADLFPARQGDYISSKGDAAGLNVLARLNAKHAESRADDERLEARIRSYELAASMQLAAPEALDLSGEPLHILKMYGLDHIPAEFPKEINAREETIHFGRKCLVARRLLERGVRFVQIWSGNDNGFPRRNWDSHEDIERDHGPLAAGMAHGAAALIQDLKQRGLLEDTLILWTTEFGRMPSSQGGRGRDHNPYVFTNWLCGGGIKGGVSYGPSDDFGYKPQDRLHPTEVYDIHATMLHLLGIDHTKLTYRNNGIDRRLTDVHGHLIREILA, from the coding sequence ATGACTCAATCGGCATTTCCACACGATGGCCGCGTTCCCGTCAGCAGTCGGCGGGAGTTTTTGTGGCAGAGCGGCGGGGGGCTCGGCGGACTGGCGCTGGCGGGGCTGCTGCAGTCCGAAGGGCTGCTGGGGGCCGAAGGCATGCCCGCGGGTCTGCATCATCCCGCCAAAGCCAAGCGGGTCGTCCAGCTCTTCATGGCCGGCGCAGCCAGCCATGTCGATCTGTTCGACTTCAAGCCCGAGCTGGTGAAACGCCACGGTCAGGCGTCGGACTTCGGCGAACCGGTCGAAGCCTTCCAGAACGGCCTCGGCCCCTGGCTGAAGCCGGTGTGGGATTTCCGACCGTACGGCGAGTGCGGAAAGGCGATCAGCGACATCGTCGCCCCGCTGGGAAGCGTCGTCGATGAGCTGGCCTTCATTCACAATCTCGTCGGCAAGACCGGCGTCCACAGCCAGGGGACGCTGCTGCAGGCTACCGGCTTCAACCGGCCGGGGTTTCCCGGAATGGGGAGCTGGATCAGTTACGGCCTCGGGAGTATGAACGAGAATCTGCCGACGTTTGTGGTCCTCCCCGATCATCGCGGATTGGCTTCGAACGGCACCAAGAACTGGGACAGCGCCTTCCTGCCGGCGCAGCACCAAGGGACGACGATCTTCCCCGGAACAGACACGCCGATCGCCGACCTCTTCCCGGCCCGGCAGGGAGACTACATCTCCTCGAAGGGAGACGCCGCCGGGCTGAACGTGCTGGCCCGGCTGAACGCGAAACACGCCGAATCGCGGGCCGATGACGAACGTCTCGAAGCCCGAATCCGGAGCTATGAGCTGGCGGCGAGCATGCAGCTTGCGGCGCCGGAAGCCCTGGACCTCTCCGGGGAACCGCTGCACATTCTCAAGATGTACGGTCTCGATCACATCCCGGCGGAGTTTCCCAAGGAAATCAACGCCCGGGAGGAAACGATTCACTTCGGCCGGAAATGCCTGGTCGCCCGCCGGCTGCTGGAGCGCGGCGTCCGCTTCGTCCAGATCTGGTCCGGCAACGACAATGGCTTCCCCCGGCGGAACTGGGACTCCCACGAGGACATCGAGCGGGATCACGGTCCCCTCGCGGCGGGGATGGCCCACGGGGCCGCGGCGTTGATCCAGGACCTCAAGCAGCGCGGCCTGCTGGAGGACACGCTGATTCTGTGGACGACCGAGTTCGGCCGGATGCCCTCGTCGCAGGGCGGCAGAGGACGGGATCACAACCCGTACGTCTTCACGAACTGGCTCTGCGGCGGCGGGATCAAGGGGGGCGTGTCATACGGCCCCAGCGACGACTTCGGTTACAAGCCGCAGGACCGGCTGCATCCGACGGAGGTTTACGACATCCACGCCACGATGCTGCACCTTCTGGGAATCGATCACACGAAGCTGACGTACCGGAACAACGGCATCGACCGCCGGCTGACCGACGTCCATGGACATCTCATTCGGGAGATTCTGGCATAG